The region TTGTGCAGCACAATAATCCAAGCGCCtcaatttttcattgacaAAACTCTTGTAAGGTATTTTGTGAAAAAGGGTATCAAGTGTTGCTTCCTTTAAGAGTTGTCTTGGCACAGTTGGGTGTTCCTGAAGTATGCAGGCAAAATATTCTCTGATCATATAGCAATTAGATATGTTATGGGAAATCTGATTGCCCTGATTGAACAGGTCATAAGTATTCAGCTACATTTATTCTGAgtaaaacaaatgaatatctACGAATATTACCAATGGAATTTGTTCCGTTTGTGGTTCATTCGTTCTTCTATCTATAAGCataaataaaaccaaaaatagGTGAACCCATCAAAGTTTAGTGTGTTTAATACGTCAACTGCTTCATCTCTATGAAGAAAACTAACCCATCAGAATATCGGAAACTGAATTTAGTCTCATGTCTTCACTGTTCAAAACTGAGTCAAGCTGTGACACCCCATTACTTTTACCATATAGTGATCTTAAAAAACTTGATAGTGCTTCGGTATTTCCATATCTGTCATAGTCACACATCACCTTCTCctgaagaatttcaaaaatgcacAGCCACATGTCAGAGATGCAAGATATTATTCAGGAATAGTTTAGTGTAGTTAAACTGACCATTTCTCAAGCTCTCACTCAGTTCTCAATTCCTATACCATAACTTACCCATTCTTGACTTGTTAATACTTTACGAAATACTGTATTCTTTAAAAGACGAACATCTAGCttcaaagatatttcatttatatggCTTTCCATTCTTTTAATCCCCTGTTTATTTTGTTCGTATGTTTCAGAAGTCATTTTGTTTCTGCAATAAAAATAACGGTTCACAGAAGATTTTCTAATTAGTAGGCCTACTGGTACCGTACTTTCAGTTGCACAACACATGGCTCGGAATCATGCAATTTTGCGCCTTACCCTTTGATTGAAATTCCTGGTGACGCCGTAGTTAATTACCGAATCATTTGGACCTAGTAAGCTTTATTATCATCAGCtttatgaaaatatccgatcgtgaaactaaaccacagacaggttacatGGCCGGACATCGATGGCATGACGACCAGGCATGGTTTGattaatgattgataacaaGGAAGCTGGTCAGCGAACAACTTCCATTTATTTGTCCTTCCTGGGCCTGGCCTATCCTTCCTTTTGGCCTTGGACCttgcttttttaatttttaggcCTATCTACTTTTAGTATtactaattattattattagtctCCTGCATTTTATGATTGAAAACTTAATCCCCAGCAGCAAATGTCTTATAAACTACATACCGGTACTGAATCTATCTAAGCCAAAGCATGAATAAATGGAGCGTAATAGTCGAGAATAGAAACACAGACTGATTGAATGATCGATGTTGGGTTTTTCCCTGGTCTCTGTACTCcccgcatgccacagtaggatAGTCAATTAGTATGAAATCttaaccgtcaagtgctgccgcTTTACATAATGTTGACGGCGAATATGTGAACTAAACTATATACTCAGGCACCGCAGGAGGAATATTGATTAATGGTGTTAGTTTGCATGTTCACCGCTTAATGTTTTATATAGCGACAGCACTTCACGGTTAAGATTTTACACCGTCGGCGGTCGTTATCATCACTCTTTCGGTGGAAAATCATTCcattgttttatgttttatggTTTGCGCAACTGGTTAGGATTTTTTGCAGTTACATGCATGTAAAACATTTGCAGAAAGTTACATTTCGCCATTCGCTTTCCTCGGGCATCTTTTCCTCCCACTCCAGGTCACGGGGTATCGCCATTTGTTCTACCAAGAATTCAACCAAGACACCAAATGTGCGTGCGTTTAGAACGAAATAGAGcaatttgaatattatttcataaatggTATTTTCCAAAAATGTACGAGCTACACAATGACTTGTACTATCTTTATCTTGATTTTAGTTGAAAATTCCTTGTTACATTTATATGCACGGTGGACCCGAAATCAGAATTCACCAATGAATTCGCACTGCAAATCGTCACGCAATTTAGGGGCCAATACAAAGTTGTGACCCTAAGAACCAAATGCTGTCTTTGCAAAAATGTTGATTTTGATGTACGGTAAATTCAATAAGCACCTAATGCCACGAGTAAAAGCAGATCTATGTGTTCCAAAATGTAAAAGGTATCGTGTTTTTGATCGAATAGAAGTGATGCAATTTGAGGTTGACTGTAGGATTTGTCGAGGTTGGTCTATGTGCAAGATTTGATGACGCACCAAGATTAAGGTCTGAGTGGCTTAAAAAAGGTCCAGCAAATGATTGCTTTTGGTCGAGTCTGACCAAAAGTAGTTCGTGTAACTATAGCAGATCTGTAGCCCTAATTTCACCGATCCCGTATCATGCATgtttatatttgtttatttgttttgtcACAGATATGACGTAAACAGAGGACAATGTAGTACTACAGTCAACGTCATATCGACTGGCGGATCTGATATAAACAATCACACAATAACAGCGTCTATAGCAACCGTTAGTACTGGTCTGTTGGTAGACTACCGGTATAAACATTGAATCTAGTGACGTAGGTATATCTGTGATCAAAACACCGCGACTAATCTCTACATGACAGTCAGACGCGTTTAACCATCCAGCCGGTACGGAACTTAGAAATACCAACTTAAGAAAAAGAAGCTATCCACCAAAATGGGATGCAAGAACAGCAAAGCAGCGGCAGTCCGCACCGTGACCAGCGGCACCCGAAAACGAGTCTCGCCGATGGATGATGTGACAACTCCACAAAAACAGACGATTGTAATCAATGACAAGAACACATCCTCgaaaaaatctttgaaaaaacctttttctcGTGGTAATTCTGTCAACGGCTCAATGGATAGTATCCTGGATTTAGCTGATAATAACGATAGTGACAGATTCGGATCGGCTGGGTCGAAGAGATCAAAACAGAGCAACGATTCGGGTTTGGGGGATAATTATGCGCATTTCATCACTGAAAATTCAGATCCGAACCTTGTTAAACAAGTGGAATCTGATTTCCTCGAGAAAGATGATCTAGGTAAGTGTAGAAATGAACTTTATGcgaatgaaatatctttatcattTACTATATTTGATTATCATCTATTTATTTGTATGTATAATTGTATATTATgtttattgtattgtatatgttatagaatttaaataaaacattacACATTATTTTCTAACAGATTTATGTGTATCTGGCACGGCATGTCCAAGATTACTGAGTGCGAAAGACAAAGAAAGACAAGAAGAACAACGTGTATTGGCGGCACTTAGAGAAGAGGGCCTCATAGCCAGGCCGAAATCGAGAGCCGTTGGGGGTCTAGCGTTCGAGATTACCGAGGACGAAACGGACACGTTTAAACGACCCCCTAGGCTGgctaaattagaattgaaGCGTCGTAAAAAGAAGAAAGTTCTCACAGAGGAGCAAATCAaggaaaaattagaaaaagctGAAGAACGCAAAAAGGTAACGAGTTTTTTTCTAGTACGTCCCATATTTTCGATATACATTGTACGATATAATTCAGATCAGTTTGCCCTAATTTTCATTCTCAGTAAAAAAAACACCTCGAAAATACACAATTCTTTTCAATGCTTGCAGTATTTAtagtttattgaatattttgtaacctACTTGAACGTGTGCGTTTTTGAAATTACATAGAGCCGGATCAATAGTTCGTTGTAAAATTTCACTCTAGAGTAGTTAGTTCATTCACAGTTATTCGAATCAGTCAAATCTTAATTAACAACCTTTGAACTGCTTATGAATCTCTAAATTTTTGTGTATAATCTATTGGCTGATTCTAACTATTTCAGCTAAAAGAAGCTGAGCGATTGGCGAGAATAAATCAGCTGGAAAAGAATACTAAAACTGCCTTAGACACTTTCGAACAATCGCAAAAGCAAAAGGAATACGAAACGCTGGAAGAACAACAAAAACGAATAGAAGTTGCGTTGGACAATCGTGAGAAAAAACTCAAAGCACTTCGTGAAAAATTGAGACGGAAGGCTGAACATGCAGAAACGGTACGCCAACGAAAAAAGCTCAACCTGGATACTGTTTCTGATTTGAATAATGCTGATGATGGCCTCGAATCACAGCAGCAAACACCGAACGACAACCTATGATCTCAATAATATATATGCataagatacatgtatatgaatatagaaattatatatcaataatatatatgatttatatggACCTTTGTTTTAAAAGGTAGTTTATCTGTGATATTGATCCCATCTATTTTATGTGAATATCTACCtcaataatacatatatactcTCAGGCGCGCAATAGATGTTCGATTTAGGATGTAAAGTCAATTAGCATTGTTGTGACCACGATTCCACTGGTGGATTAATTGTTTATGACGAATTCATGAATGTTTACTGCTATAAATATTAGCGGCAATTTAGTACATACCATACCCAAACCACGGACTAAGAGATTCT is a window of Tubulanus polymorphus chromosome 2, tnTubPoly1.2, whole genome shotgun sequence DNA encoding:
- the LOC141900410 gene encoding uncharacterized protein LOC141900410 yields the protein MGCKNSKAAAVRTVTSGTRKRVSPMDDVTTPQKQTIVINDKNTSSKKSLKKPFSRGNSVNGSMDSILDLADNNDSDRFGSAGSKRSKQSNDSGLGDNYAHFITENSDPNLVKQVESDFLEKDDLDLCVSGTACPRLLSAKDKERQEEQRVLAALREEGLIARPKSRAVGGLAFEITEDETDTFKRPPRLAKLELKRRKKKKVLTEEQIKEKLEKAEERKKLKEAERLARINQLEKNTKTALDTFEQSQKQKEYETLEEQQKRIEVALDNREKKLKALREKLRRKAEHAETVRQRKKLNLDTVSDLNNADDGLESQQQTPNDNL